GATTGTTGAATGCCTCTTCGCGGCTCAAAGATGTAAGGATTGCTTTCTGCACTTCTTCCTGGAATACTTGGTGTATGCTCTCTCCTCTCCTTTTTCCGCTATTGACAATCTCTTCCCACATCATGGTTTCCACATCGCAAATTTAACATTTTTGTTAATTTTTTCAAGTATGTAATATCCAAACGGTATATAAAATTAATTATTGCTTAGAAGGCTTAATTTCTCATAAATACTTCCAATAAAAAAGATGTTTAGATATATCAAGGAAGAGATAAGAGGAAATAATCAAAGGCATTTTTATTTGTTGAAAATATCAATGATTTTCTTTCCAGCACCACCATCGCCAGAGCCAAATGAGATTTTGATTTTGACATAATGGGATTTTAGGAAAGTCATAATATTTAACAAGCATCAACAAAGCACAAGAGTGAAAGATAAGACTAAATATCGCGATTTTATTCTGGTTGCACAAGGTGATACTATGGCAAAAAAAGATTTGATAACTGGAATTACAGGACAGATGGGGTTACCTTGCCAATTTTTTGCTAAATAAAGGCTATGGAAGTAAAATAGAAAAGAGTAAAGTATATAAATAGTGAGTTTATTAATTGTATTTATGGTAACAAAATATGTTACTTTGGATGAAAAAAGAAAAGGATTATCGAAAAAGGAAAGTTATCTTTTGTCCTATTTGGCAGAAAATAGAAAAAGCATATTCGTACTGGGGGATGTTGTAGAAGTTTTAGATTGTAGTTATGAAAATGCGAAGGTTATCGTTGAAAGGCTTGCAAAGAAAAAATGGATTGTGAGGATAATAAAAGGAAAATATTTAATAGTACCTTTGATTGCAGGGATTAAAGGAGAATATACAGAGCACGAGTTCATTATTGCTTCCTTATTCGAGCCTTGTTACATTGCTTATTGGACTGCTTTAAACTATTATGGATTTACAGAACAGGTGCCGAACAAAATCTTTGTTGCTATAAGAAAAAGAACGAATGACAGAGAAATACTCGGAACAAAATTCAAATTTGTTTATATTTCAGAAAAAAAATTCTTTGGTTTTAATGACATTTCGATCTCAAATGTTAGTGTTAGGATTTCAGATAAAGAAAAAACAATAGTTGATTGTCTCGATAAGCCAAAATACTGTGGTGGTATAGAAGAAATCACAAAAGCCATCTTTTTTGCAAAAGAGGAAATTGATTTTGGAAAATTAACGAACTATGCCATAAAAATAGGCAATAATGCAGTAATAAAAAGATTGGGATTTATTCTTGATTTTCTGGGGGTAAACTCAAAGAATTTGAAGAACAAAATTTCAGATAGTTATTCGATTTTAGACCCTACAAAAGTAAAAACAGGAAAATACGATTCAAAATGGAAGGTATTGGTAAATGTAAGTGAAGAAGAATTAAAGTGGTAAAATGTTAACAGAGGA
The DNA window shown above is from Candidatus Thermoplasmatota archaeon and carries:
- a CDS encoding type IV toxin-antitoxin system AbiEi family antitoxin is translated as MVTKYVTLDEKRKGLSKKESYLLSYLAENRKSIFVLGDVVEVLDCSYENAKVIVERLAKKKWIVRIIKGKYLIVPLIAGIKGEYTEHEFIIASLFEPCYIAYWTALNYYGFTEQVPNKIFVAIRKRTNDREILGTKFKFVYISEKKFFGFNDISISNVSVRISDKEKTIVDCLDKPKYCGGIEEITKAIFFAKEEIDFGKLTNYAIKIGNNAVIKRLGFILDFLGVNSKNLKNKISDSYSILDPTKVKTGKYDSKWKVLVNVSEEELKW